The DNA window TGCGGGtggtgagagagaaagagaggcaaGAAGAAGAAGGGACAAATGCTGGTGAGGACTTCTGGGCTCTGCACAGATCCCAGGGAGAGTTATTCTCtagcaagaaaaacagcaagattGAGAAGAAGAGTATGAGTTGCTCAGTGATTGGTGTGCTTCTGGACTTGGAGGAAGCACAAGTCAAATTTTATGAAGCAGGGCAGAAGAATATCATAGTGAAAATCCCTCTAAGCCTTGGAAAGGaacatgcagaaatgttttacCCATTTCTGTCCAAAGAGAAAGGGACAGTCAAACCTGTTTGCCATCAGCAAAAAATTCCCGTTGCATTAAACGCTGTATAAATTGGACTCTCACATGTAATGGATTGGGGAAAGACAATACAGTTGAAGGTATAACAGAAAATTTGAGAACTGATATTTCAGTAATGTAAAATTACTGAAGTAAGTGTAACAGTaattgaaagagaagaaacttgtgtttaaaacaggaagaaaaatcaagaaaaaaaaaaaaacacaaacaaatggGTAGTATAAACAAGATTGGGATCAGATTCAGAAAACTCTGGGTAGCTATTTGAGCTCCCTTTACAGGACATGACAGTCTTATGAGTACAGCAACAGGTTCAGTTGATTGAAGAAAATTTAGGTGGTGCTATATAGTCTATCTTTTCTAGAGTTTGCTCTATAAggatttgcatctttttttttttttttttttaaatttttatttttgtcataacTGTCAGCTGGAAGCATCTCAAACAGCACCTACCTCTAGGCAACATGACTTGTTCTCCCTGTTCTGCATTTAAGTTCAAGGTCATCTGTAAATTTAGGCAAGTTAAATTTTACCATctttataacaaaaaaataaataaatgttcctTGGAGAAAAGTACCTTTTTGAAAactcttattttaaatgttaagcTCATTAGAAGATCTATGATAAGATAAATCATTAAAAGATAGATATTTGCCAAAGATCTGCTAGAATTTGGCAGGGTATTGAGCATACCTTCCTTTGAGAAGCTTGACATGAACCTGCAGCGTgtgcttgcagctcagaaagccaaccaaatcctggactgcatcaagaggagtggccagcatGTCGAGGGAGCTGACTGTGCTCCTCTGTTCTACCCTTGTAAGGCCCCACTTGGAttcctgcatccaggtctgaAGCTCCCAGACCAAAAAGGATTTGGACCTGTTAGAGGAGGGCCATAAAGATGATGAGAAGGTTGGAGCACATCTCTGAAGAAAGTCTGAGAGAACTGGAgatattcagcctggagaagagaaggctctggggagacctcattgcagcctttcagtacttaaaggagTCACATTAAAAAGGTGGAGAGAAACTTTTTGATGCAGCAGATAGTGATAGGataagggggaatggttttaaaactCTCTCCGAGGCAgtcagctctggggcagacgcgttctgcagtGGAGTGGGGGATCGTTGTATGCAAGGTGTTTTCTAGTTCAAAGCCACACGAGGCAGCCGAGGAAGCCACCAGGACCCAGAAGCCTTCGCAAGGGCAGCAAACGAGGCttgggcagagccagcagcacccccctCTGTCATACAAAGACAGTCCCTAGTGAGTGCAAGTGACCAGGAGCTCAGCGAACAGGGTGGACAAAGAGAATGTGGCGTGGCAGTCAAGGTATGGTGAGGCAGTTTGCAtgggcagggtgagcagggagggTGGAATATCCCCCCCCATTCAGGAGATGGGTTCACCTATCAGCTGCCAACCAGATGGCAAACACAGAcatggtctccaccaggcagaaAGTGCTCACCAAACCCAGGATGAAGAGACAGATGAGGCTTTTCTGTAAACATCTGGAGAAAGTCATGCAATCGCAAGCACTTCTCATTGGGAATTCAATGTCCTGTTTTACTAGAGATCCCAGACCTCAATAAATGCGGTGCTTGCTTTTTGCCTTGAGGTTCTTCGCCTGAGGGTGGCTCTTCTTCCTTTGAGGTGCCTGCTTATGTTTAGCACAAAagataatttcttattttctgcagcaagTGCACACCCCCAGATCATGAGCCTTGACTCCCAGCCTTGATGAGCACAATGCAGACCTACGTGCAAATGCTGACAATAAAGGCATTCTGAAGCAATCTCCTAGGGAAATTATTTGGATTTTCACTTGCCCCCGTTCTTTCAGCTACCCTTCCCAGCCTGCTGTGCCCCACGGAGGTACTGAAGACACACAGGAAGGATATCATAGGAGTGCCAGATAGTTCTGATCAGAGCCCAaatataatactttttttttttttctgtttcaagtgCAAAACCATTATGTTTCAACTAGTAATGACCAGGGTCTTTCCTCTGTCCCCAGTGCAGAACTGATCTCAACAACATCATGGCCAAGGAGAACAATGCAAACAATAAATCTTTTGAGTAAGTGTGGTTTAAgctaaagctgaaaaaaaaaaagatattttaatccTAACCCCAACTTTATAATCTGTAATACTATTGAGATCATGATAAGGACACCACAGCCTTGACTAAGCCACCCACATACAAACTTTTAGTGACATTAGAGAAACCCCAGACTGCCATACAATGCAACCCAGAAGGGTATGGGTCTCCTCCACATGAGATCTGCCCCACCGAAGTGTTTATTTCTGGTACTCTGGAGCTTCTCAGATGACAGTAGCCCCCAAGAAGTggtgaatgccccatccctggaagtgttacGGCCAGTTTGGATGGGGCATTGAACAACTTTGTCAAGGGCAACATGGAATGGCTCAGCCCACAGTGGGGACACCGTGGCTCCTTCCAGATCCTTGCAGGTGTTGCTGTGGGATGGCGAAAACCCCTTTGTGCAAGGATGGGCTGTGGGTGTGGGGACCAGCCATGCTGAGACCCCATCCCCATGAACAAGCCAGCTCATGTAAATTCCCAGACATAGGTTTCTAAAGGAGAGAGGTACAGCTTGGAGCAGTAGTGTCACAGCCCAGGGTCCATCCATATCCCCAGACCTTGCTCTCTGTGCATAGGCCCTGCTGAGCCCcttttctgcagcagaggtgATACTATAGAGATAGGAGAACCCCGtaagtgcagcacaggaggagcaCTGAACCAAAATTACTTATTCATCTTGTACCCTGATGGTGTTCAACACAAGAGCACGAGCCAGGAGGCCACCTAAAGAGATGGAGCAGGGATTCCTCTCTTTGAAGCAGgaggggcagcagagctgcaaaatgctttgtgtgCCTCACAGGAAAGAGATTCCTTTTGGGGTGTTCACACTCAGGGAACAAAactcctctctcttcccatcttCAGCACACACACCTCTCCCTTTTGCCACCCGTTCCCATGGTCACACTCACCTGGAGATCTGCAGAGGTCCTGTGTGGTCATGCCAGCGCCTGCACCATGGGGCACAGAAGGTTTTGCTTAAGGGGGACGAGACCTGGTGCACCCACATGCCCTCACCCATGCCTCTGCTGCTGGGTAATTGCTAGGAAAGCCACCTTCCCATCACTGTGGCTTGAACAGCACCAAAGAGGTCTCTTCCCTGGGGccattccaagcccctttttGTTGTATTGCTGTTCCAGGTAGAGGTCCCTGGATCACAAAGCACTCCAACACCTCCCTGTCCTCACACTATGGCTCCAAACCCCTTTTAAGAGCCATGAATGTCGTCCATGGGATAGATCAcatacaaagaaagagaaaaaaaaatagaaaagaaaacaaaaaaaaacacattgtctTCCCAAAAAGTACCTTCTGTTCAAAGAGAATGAAGAGGAGTCTTCCACAAATTTACAGGACAAATCTgctgttatctcaaccctcTCAGACCCAACTATCCCACAGTAAGAGAACCCCAGACCCTGCTGCCAACAACAGCTCCACAGCCAATTGTTGACTTCTACTCCCAGTGCTTCACCTCCTCACACCCCTTGCCCTCCCCATCAGGACAAAGGGCAACGCTGCCTGCAGCCTTGATAAGTGCCCCAAATCTCTAATATCACTTTGGACTTGGTGCAGGAATCCCCTGGCAGCATCGTTTGTACAGACATTGAAGACAAGGGGAGTGATGTGGTCagtgggcagcctgctgtaaggAACTTGCTTTGTCAGGGGgattggacccaatgatctttcaaggtcccttccaaccctttcaattctgtgatttagtGATTCTGAGAAAGCACTGAGCAGTGTTGGGACACAGAGCAGGATGGCTTTGCAAGGATGTTGCTCATGAGATACAGGTAAAAACCAAGCATGCTGCGGTGTCTGAGAGGATAAAAATAAGAGCGGGGGCTCAACAAACACAACAGATATAGCAGGGACTGAGGCCAGGCCCGCTCTGTTGAGAGTTTCTGACTGTGGGCCAGGCTCAGGCGGCCACAGAAAGCCCACAggacagctcccagctgcactgcaagcCTCTGTCCCACTGtccccagctcacagcaaaCCAGAAACTTGAAGCAGACGGTGCTCCCCAAAGGAAGTGTCCCAAAAGATGCTGGGGCAGGTGTCATGGGCAaggctgtctccttctggccctgccgtcctgctgctggcactctgTGAGTTGGGGCATTGTTcggtgggggggggaggctgaggtCTGgacggctgctgctggggccaggACAGGCCTGTGGTGGGCACAGGGGAGAATGAGGACAGCTTGTGCGGGGCAGGTGTGCAGCACTGCGGGGCAGAGatgttttggggagggaggaggtcACTGCTGCTCTAAGCAAAGCCCTATCTTCCCCATGCTGCAGGTGCTGTCTTGACCAcccaggacatctgcagctctccaggacTGAAGGAGCGTGGAGGTGGGTCCCGAAAATGAACATGTTCTGCggaaggagatgggaagagaaaggggaTTATTCCCTCACAATTCCCCCTGTAAACCCCAGGAGAGCAGACCCTGTAAACCCCAGGAGAGCAGACTCTTCTAGCCTTGGCAAGCAGTTGGTTTTGCAACCCAGCAATCACTAACGCTTGCCTGGGGAATCCCTCTGCATTCTCTCCAGGTAACCACCAGACTCCAGTCCTGTACCTGAATGCTTCCAGTGCCCAGGAGGGGGAAACAGTTTTGGTTCAATGTACCATTGATGAGCAGTTTCCTGCTACACGTGTGTTTTTCTGCAAGAATGGGCAGGAGGAGTTCAGCCTGAAAGCCCAGCATGGGAACATCAACTACTCTCTGGTCCTGACCATCACCTCGAGAAGTGCTGGGACATACACATGTGGGTATCAgaagaagaatgagaaaaactGGGTGAAGAACTCTGCTCTCAGTGCTCCCCGGACCCTTTCTGTGCCAGGTGAGACATGGCCCCAGGGCAATGGATAGAGAAGGGATGGGacactgctggtgctggtgctgtgtgctgcagcaggcagggcatgTCTCTGGGGTGGATCCCACATGGGAGTGGGGATTTTGATGGACCCTGTGCTGAGCCAGGGATGCTCCAAGGTCTGCCCTGTAAATTGATGAGACTGTGGCAGGGGAATTAGGACAATTGTCATGAGCAGGGCTATTACTTACATGTGAGCAGGTGTATGGGATAGTGACAGAGGGGAGACCTCAATGGCATAAGTGGAAGACACAGAGATGGGAATGTCCCTGTCCAGCAAGCACCAACAGCAGGGAAACAGGCATGGGCATGGTGCTGTGTAAGGTCTTGGCGTCACTAAGCAAAGCCTGCTTTTCCACAAGGTTCAAGTGCTGGTGAGACCACCCAGGACATCCACagctccccaggtgaggatgAGCATGCAGGTGTGCCGGCTGCATGGGCatgtcctgctccctgcctctccccatcacAACTTGCTGGCCTCACACCCTCTGTCCCCCAGCTCCACATGCCCAGATCCCGCACACCCTCCCCATAGGCATGGTGCTGGCAGTGGCAGCCGTTGGCCTCGTCCttctggctgcaggcagctggtttgTCATCAAGAAAGGTGAGGAAgtgggggaaaggggggaaaaagagggaaaaagggggaaaatgctGAGGTTGTGGGGGTCCTGCTGCGGGGCTGGTGCAGTGGGAAAGGCGGTGGGGGGAACCTGGGGGTTCACAGCTGGGGCAGATGGTGCCTGGGGGTGATtgctgtgggcagcccagctggggaggctgctgagggagctggggagcttcagccttcatcccccagccccgagaTGGGAgccagtgctgggcagcaccttggcctgtgcacctcagcccctgttcttcttgcaggtgcctgcagagggagatgcccaaggtgagcaccaagggctgctggctgtggggtttgCAGGAGGGAGTTGGGGGCATGGCGACGTCCTGGGGTGCTCCTTGGCCAGGGGCAGCATTGTCTCTGTGTGTGGCTGTAttccctgtgctggagcagggaggacGGGGTTTGTCAAGGCATGGATTTCAGCACCACCCAAAAGTGTCTCTCACAGTGCCTCTTGTCCACAAATGTACACTCCAGAATGAttccattcctctccaggcagcagcacattgACAGCCCACAGATGGAAGACACCAGAAACGGAGAAGTCCAGTGTGTGTACTACCTCCTCCCTTGGGGAAAGCCACATGTCCCTTTGACCATGGTCATCCCTGCTTGTGCAATCCCCTGTGCAATCCTACCCCTTCATTTCCCACTGGGACATGCAAAATCCCTGCCCGTTCATCAAGGCCAGGTGTCCTCAtgtcctgcttcttccttgcatGCAGAGCGTGGTTGCTACCTGCACAAGGGACATGGCAGCATCCCAGTGCTCACAGGGACAAAGCCCCTTTGCCTGGAGGGCTCCTTCCAcacctgctccagccccaggctgcatttcccctgctccagctgctgcttttgtcctttcttcagTTTCCCTTCAGAGGCATTTCTGCTTGAAGAACAGCACTGAAATATGTGGCTCCTTCTCCTGGtggggaaaacattttcctctaGTAGAAAGGACagaacagcaatgaaaaatgtgGGTCTGTTTCCTTGCGTTTGtggggaaaacattttatagttTGCTCTGaaaccacaggcagcagccaagGGAGGATGTTGTGGTTGGGTAACAGGCTATAAATATATCCCCACCCTACTTGCACCTCCCTCGAGATGCAGCACAACCTTGTTTTCCCAcgcctgcacagagcagcttgcaaggtgtgctggctgtgcaaagAGAGGAGATTCCACAGAAAGCTGGAAATACACCAAAACTTCAACATCTCTGCTCCACTGCTGCTTAATGCTCATCCAAGATAAGAGTGATGGGAGGGGAAATGTGGCCGGGCATCGAGAGCTGaccacaggcagctgctgcccaagGTCAGTGCGAGTTTCAGCCCTCCACCAACAGGCAGAATGAGctcatggtgtgtttttttttgcccccacAGACTCCACCATCGCCCACGTTCGACGGAACAGGGTGAGTCgtggcacagctgtgcacagctcctttTTGCACTTCTGGATCCTAGTGCCCGCACATTGTGCAGGGCTCACAGCAGCTGAAGTAACAGGATTTCTTTTCTCCCTAAAGCCTCCTCCCATGCAGCAGATGAGCGACACCACAACGTATGCCACGGTGACCTGCACCCAGACCCGATAGCGCTGAAACAGGGGAAGGGCACAGGAGCCTTGCCCACAGCTGCCTTTGCTCTCTTGCAGAGGGCTTGTGCAGCCATAACGTGGGGTTCGGGGCTGCACtttcgtctttttttttttttttttttttttttttttgtcacagggAAGGGCTGTCAGTGTCTAGCCAAGATGATGTAGGACTCACACTTCCATCTACAATACATTAATACTTCTAAAATATATGACCTATACCAAATCTTACTGTGAGTGTATTGATTTTTTctcaacaaaagaaaacctctCGCTGTGCTCAGTGGATGATGTGTACACCTAAGTTGCATTATGATGTCGTGGGGATGTTATTCCAGCCACCCATGGAGATGCCCATTTTTGACCTACATGGACAGATATCACTGCAGGGATGTCCTCGCATGTGTGGGTCAATAGTGTGTGCTCTGCAGATGTGGTTTTACTTTGATGACAAATACACATCTCTTACTTTGTGTTCCTGATGGCAACTCCATCTCATGCAGCCACACATGGAATGGGAtggagcagacagacagacatcgAGACAGAAAGGGGCAGTAGTGTTAATATGAAGGGATGTGAAGAGTCTTGCAGACAGACCTTGCCGAGAAGAACTacaccagctcctgcctgtTTGGGATGGCTTTATTCACAGCTGGCAGGTCGGCCGGGCTTTCCCCAgtgctctctgcctctctcagaGAACCAGCTGCATCGCCTCAAGCCGGAACAAGGAGTAGCTTTGCTCTCACAGTGCCCACCATGGGAAAGTGCTGGGAGCATGGAAGGAGGGGGATTCAGAAAGAGCACAGCCACATGAAGCTCCCAGGCTCCTGCCATCGGATGCACTTCTGGCTTGCATTTGCTCTCCAACAGCCTGCCCTCTCGCAACCATCACGTGCACGCTCAACGTGGAAGGCTGAGCTGGGGCTGAACTCACCTTCACTCTGCCCATCTCATCCACTTTGGAACCTGGAGGGAGAACTTGAGTTAGTTCCCAGCCAcacacagcaggcagggcttccccattcaccaccactgtTGCCCCCTGGTCACGGCTTGCCATGGTAAAGGCATCCGCACTTCACACAGTGCCTAGAGGAGAAGGGTGAAGAAGGGACTGGCACTTACAGAAATGGCTGGGGTCAGCAGAAGAGTCTTGAGCACTACCAGCACCACGCAGAGGAATATTAAGAGCAAAACGAAAAGGTGCTGAAGGTCCTTAGCAACACTTCCACAACCCCCCTATTTCTGGAGTGTGTCTGTGTTGAGAAGAAGGGGAGGGCCCCACCATGCCCACAAAttggagtcaagtccagttggaggccagtcactagtggcacTCCCCAGGGCTCCGTGCTGGGGCcggttctctttaatatcttcatcgatgatctggacgagggcattgagtgcaccctcagtgagtttgcagatgacaccaagttaggtgcgtgtgtcgatctgcttgagggtaggaaagctctgcaggaggatctggataggctgcaccgatgggctgaggtcaactgtatgaagttcaacaaggccaagtgccgggttCTACATcggggtgcaataaccccaagcagagctacaggctgggagatgagtggttggagagctgccaggcagagaaggacctgggagtgatggtggacagtcggctgaatatgagccagcagtgtgctcaggtggccaagaagaccaacagcatcctggcttgcataagaaacattGTGGCCAGCAGTgcgagggaggtgatcatcctcctgtactcagctctggtgaggccgcaccttgagtactgtgttcagttttgggcccctcgctacaagaaggacatcgaggtgcttgagcgggtccagagaagggcgacgaagctggtgaggggtctggagaacaagtcctatgaggagcggctgagggagctgggcttgttcagcctggagaagaggaggctcaggggtgaccttattgttctttacagataccttaaaggaggctgtagcgagatgggggttggtctgttctcccacatgcctggtgacaggatgagggggaatgggcttaagttgcaccaggggagtttgaggttagatgttaggaagaacttatttaccgaaagggttgttagacactggaacaggctgcccagggaagtggtggagtcaccatccctggaagtctttaaaagacgtttagatgtagagcttagggatatggtttagtggggactgttagcattaggtcagaggttggactcgatgatcttgaggtctcttccaacctagaaattccgtgattctgtgattctgtgataatagGCAAAtgccttcaatcaaggggttggaCCCATTTTCAGGGTCAATTCAGTCTTGTGTTACCGTTcagcctgtcagggtgatccagctcctggaaaacgaatcacaattttatataggtttaaaaaaaaagaggttcttatgttattttctcaggacaacctgaccttagtgtgggagaatTCTGGTCTAGGCCCTCTCACTCAGCAttcaatacccataggggttgcctcccttGGTAGACCATAaacaccgcagtggagggtccccggtcttgccttctccctttcctcccttcaggcttgtcccctttatttggcatccttaacTCATGCAGAGCCTcattgccagaatattagttcttccttagcttgagtttcagttccccaggagtGGGttcaaccctccaagtttcggtagttactggtccttttattctggatgcgtGGGTCCAACACCTTTCTgcggttctcacagctgtttcagtagtaagtaaaacaaggtacagtccctcacatcaggggttcagtgattcttccctccaggtttaTTTATTGAGACCTTGTCTcctggttgtatcttatgaatagcaaatcctaaaggtggtgtttgagccatcattccaatttctcttagctcttgtaATCTCCTTCCAATAGTAATTAGATATTTCTGGATGCTAcgatcctcaactacattgttcccTAGAGTCATCCCTTGAGAATAAGGCATATCATGtaacatttcatatggtgataatccagtctcactgtatggtttagttcttatgtttaaaagtgcTAATGGTAAGCATTTCGTtcagggcatttgtgtctcgctcattaatttagccaattgttgttttattgtttgattaattctttctactttccctgagctttgtgggtgccatggagtatggtattcctactgaatacctaatgattgacataataattttattattttagaagtaaagtgtgtgccctggtcagaatcaatgtactggattatcccatatctaggtataaggtgttctaatagaatttttatCACCATTTGTGCTGTAGCTTGTActacgggataagcttctacccattgtgttaaatgatctactattaccaatagatattttatcctctctactttgggcaattcagtgaaaccaacttgtactttctcaaaagccctataagctgttttgttttgtttctccctcccgtggctgcttgtt is part of the Anas acuta chromosome 30, bAnaAcu1.1, whole genome shotgun sequence genome and encodes:
- the LOC137846114 gene encoding uncharacterized protein isoform X5, translating into MLGQVSWARLSPSGPAVLLLALCAVLTTQDICSSPGLKERGGNHQTPVLYLNASSAQEGETVLVQCTIDEQFPATRVFFCKNGQEEFSLKAQHGNINYSLVLTITSRSAGTYTCGYQKKNEKNWVKNSALSAPRTLSVPGSSAGETTQDIHSSPAPHAQIPHTLPIGMVLAVAAVGLVLLAAGSWFVIKKGACRGRCPRQQHIDSPQMEDTRNGEVQYSTIAHVRRNRPPPMQQMSDTTTYATVTCTQTR
- the LOC137846114 gene encoding uncharacterized protein isoform X1 — translated: MLGQVSWARLSPSGPAVLLLALCAVLTTQDICSSPGLKERGGNHQTPVLYLNASSAQEGETVLVQCTIDEQFPATRVFFCKNGQEEFSLKAQHGNINYSLVLTITSRSAGTYTCGYQKKNEKNWVKNSALSAPRTLSVPGSSAGETTQDIHSSPAPHAQIPHTLPIGMVLAVAAVGLVLLAAGSWFVIKKGACRGRCPRQQHIDSPQMEDTRNGEVQCVYYLLPWGKPHVPLTMVIPACAIPCAILPLHFPLGHAKSLPVHQGQVSSCPASSLHAERGCYLHKGHGSIPVLTGTKPLCLEGSFHTCSSPRLHFPCSSCCFCPFFSFPSEAFLLEEQH
- the LOC137846114 gene encoding uncharacterized protein isoform X2, whose translation is MLGQVSWARLSPSGPAVLLLALCAVLTTQDICSSPGLKERGGNHQTPVLYLNASSAQEGETVLVQCTIDEQFPATRVFFCKNGQEEFSLKAQHGNINYSLVLTITSRSAGTYTCGYQKKNEKNWVKNSALSAPRTLSVPGSSAGETTQDIHSSPGMVLAVAAVGLVLLAAGSWFVIKKGACRGRCPRQQHIDSPQMEDTRNGEVQCVYYLLPWGKPHVPLTMVIPACAIPCAILPLHFPLGHAKSLPVHQGQVSSCPASSLHAERGCYLHKGHGSIPVLTGTKPLCLEGSFHTCSSPRLHFPCSSCCFCPFFSFPSEAFLLEEQH
- the LOC137846114 gene encoding uncharacterized protein isoform X4, with amino-acid sequence MLGQVSWARLSPSGPAVLLLALCAVLTTQDICSSPGLKERGGNHQTPVLYLNASSAQEGETVLVQCTIDEQFPATRVFFCKNGQEEFSLKAQHGNINYSLVLTITSRSAGTYTCGYQKKNEKNWVKNSALSAPRTLSVPGSSAGETTQDIHSSPGMVLAVAAVGLVLLAAGSWFVIKKGACRGRCPRLHHRPRSTEQASSHAADERHHNVCHGDLHPDPIALKQGKGTGALPTAAFALLQRACAAITWGSGLHFRLFFFFFFFFFVTGKGCQCLAKMM
- the LOC137846114 gene encoding uncharacterized protein isoform X3, with product MLGQVSWARLSPSGPAVLLLALCAVLTTQDICSSPGLKERGGNHQTPVLYLNASSAQEGETVLVQCTIDEQFPATRVFFCKNGQEEFSLKAQHGNINYSLVLTITSRSAGTYTCGYQKKNEKNWVKNSALSAPRTLSVPGSSAGETTQDIHSSPAPHAQIPHTLPIGMVLAVAAVGLVLLAAGSWFVIKKGACRGRCPRLHHRPRSTEQASSHAADERHHNVCHGDLHPDPIALKQGKGTGALPTAAFALLQRACAAITWGSGLHFRLFFFFFFFFFVTGKGCQCLAKMM